A genomic segment from Agrobacterium vitis encodes:
- the yacG gene encoding DNA gyrase inhibitor YacG — MSDEPEHTAKVAPLRKPLPCPECGHPSHREHYPFCSDRCRTQDLSRWLKGSYAIPVAEDESNPDDDGRF, encoded by the coding sequence ATGAGTGACGAGCCAGAACATACTGCCAAGGTCGCACCCTTGCGCAAACCTCTTCCCTGCCCGGAATGCGGCCATCCATCCCACCGCGAACACTATCCCTTCTGCTCCGACCGCTGCCGCACCCAGGATCTGTCGCGCTGGCTGAAAGGCTCCTATGCCATTCCCGTGGCCGAAGACGAATCCAACCCGGATGACGACGGTCGATTCTGA
- a CDS encoding Maf-like protein has protein sequence MAGKRKLILASGSPRRVELLRQVGLEADRLMPMDLDESPLKNEQPRSLARRLATEKAKAALEASADEADWKGAFILAADTVVAVGRRVLPKTEYSDEAVAALNLVSGRNHWVFTGVCLITPDRKIRQKVVESKVRFKRLSEADINAYILSGEWRGKAGAYAIQGIAGSFVQKLVGSYSNVVGLPLYETVQLLAGEGMDVQARWSEG, from the coding sequence ATGGCCGGCAAACGCAAGCTGATCCTGGCTTCAGGCTCCCCCCGCCGCGTCGAACTGTTGCGGCAGGTGGGCCTGGAAGCCGATCGGCTGATGCCGATGGATCTCGACGAAAGCCCCTTGAAAAACGAGCAGCCACGCTCGCTGGCGCGCCGCTTGGCAACCGAGAAGGCCAAAGCCGCCCTGGAGGCGAGTGCTGACGAGGCGGATTGGAAAGGCGCTTTCATCCTGGCGGCCGATACGGTGGTTGCCGTTGGCCGTCGGGTGCTGCCGAAAACCGAATATAGCGATGAGGCCGTTGCCGCGCTCAATCTGGTTTCCGGTCGCAATCACTGGGTGTTTACCGGTGTCTGCCTGATTACGCCGGATCGCAAGATCCGCCAGAAGGTGGTGGAAAGCAAGGTGCGCTTCAAGCGTCTGTCGGAAGCGGACATCAATGCCTATATTCTGTCCGGTGAATGGCGTGGCAAGGCTGGCGCCTATGCCATCCAGGGCATTGCCGGTAGTTTCGTACAGAAACTGGTCGGCTCTTATTCCAATGTCGTCGGCCTGCCCCTGTATGAAACCGTGCAATTGCTGGCAGGCGAAGGCATGGATGTGCAGGCCCGCTGGTCGGAAGGATGA
- the infA gene encoding translation initiation factor IF-1, protein MAKEEVLEFPGVVTELLPNATFRVKLENEHEIIAHTAGRMRKNRIRVLAGDKVLVEMTPYDLTKGRITYRFK, encoded by the coding sequence ATGGCTAAAGAAGAAGTCCTCGAATTCCCCGGTGTCGTTACGGAACTGCTGCCGAACGCCACATTCCGGGTGAAGCTCGAAAACGAACATGAAATTATCGCCCATACGGCTGGCCGTATGCGCAAGAACCGCATCCGCGTGCTGGCTGGCGACAAGGTCCTGGTGGAAATGACACCCTACGACCTGACCAAGGGCCGTATCACCTATCGCTTCAAGTAA
- a CDS encoding low molecular weight phosphatase family protein, translating to MNAVRSPMAEALAKRLLPSGVYVASAGVRHGERDPFVDVVLDEIGLSLGKRQPQTLDELEDDFFDLVVTLAPEAHHAALELTRSSSVEVVYWPMHDPTIEADTRDQQLAAYREVRDRLAVLIEQRFKRPGTSPLGGV from the coding sequence ATGAATGCCGTTCGCTCACCCATGGCCGAGGCCCTGGCGAAGAGGTTACTGCCGTCAGGTGTCTATGTAGCCTCGGCTGGCGTGCGGCATGGCGAACGCGACCCTTTCGTGGATGTGGTACTGGATGAAATCGGGCTTTCGCTGGGCAAGCGCCAGCCGCAGACCCTGGACGAGTTGGAGGATGACTTTTTCGACCTCGTCGTCACTCTGGCTCCAGAAGCGCATCATGCCGCCCTGGAACTGACGCGCTCCTCTTCCGTTGAGGTGGTGTATTGGCCTATGCATGACCCAACCATCGAGGCCGATACCCGCGACCAGCAACTGGCCGCCTATCGCGAGGTACGAGACCGGCTGGCGGTGCTGATCGAGCAGCGCTTCAAACGGCCGGGAACAAGCCCGCTTGGCGGCGTTTGA
- a CDS encoding UPF0262 family protein, producing MAKGDFKLFDVVLDETIGRSTPDVEHERAVAIFDLIEENSFEPVGHPGGPYRLSLSLVNARLVFTITTQEGEAVATHILSLTPLRRIIKDYFMICESYYEAIRSSTPSQIEAIDMGRRGIHNDGSQTLKDRLKDKINLDFDSARRLFTLVCVLYWRG from the coding sequence ATGGCCAAGGGCGACTTCAAGCTTTTCGATGTCGTTCTCGATGAGACGATCGGGCGCTCGACGCCCGATGTCGAGCATGAGCGGGCGGTGGCGATTTTCGATCTGATCGAGGAAAACTCCTTCGAGCCGGTCGGTCATCCAGGTGGACCTTATCGCCTCAGCCTGTCCCTGGTGAATGCCCGGCTGGTCTTCACCATCACCACTCAGGAAGGCGAGGCTGTCGCCACCCATATCCTGTCATTGACGCCGCTCAGACGGATCATCAAAGACTATTTCATGATCTGCGAAAGCTATTATGAGGCGATCCGCTCCTCCACGCCCAGCCAGATCGAGGCTATCGACATGGGACGGCGCGGCATTCACAACGATGGCTCGCAAACTCTGAAAGACCGGCTGAAAGACAAGATCAATCTCGATTTCGACAGTGCCCGGCGGCTCTTCACGCTGGTCTGCGTGCTGTATTGGCGCGGCTGA
- the hisD gene encoding histidinol dehydrogenase has translation MAVWLEQASDDFEARFAAFLTTKREVSEDVNAVVKTIIDDVRARGDAALAEYSHRFDGLDFAVTPMRVTEAEIDAAFAEVSPELIDALHLAAERIERHHARQMPKDDIYEDAIGVGLGSRWTAIDAVGLYVPGGTASYPSSVLMNAVPARVAGVPRVVMVVPASGGAINPTVLAAAKIAGVTEIYRIGGAQAVAALAYGTQTIEPVAKIVGPGNAYVAAAKRHVFGTVGIDMIAGPSEVLVIADKDNDPDWIAADLLAQAEHDRGAQSILITDNPEFAKAVEAAVERQLKTLSRAETASASWQDFGALVIVPNLDASLPLANRIAAEHLELAVADPDTLMAGIRNAGAIFIGRHTPEVIGDYVGGSNHVLPTARSARFSSGLSVLDFVKRTSILRLGPQQLKQLAPAAIALAKSEGLDAHARSVAIRLNLEE, from the coding sequence GTGGCAGTTTGGCTTGAGCAGGCATCGGATGATTTCGAAGCGCGGTTTGCCGCATTTCTCACCACGAAGCGGGAAGTGTCCGAGGATGTAAACGCAGTCGTCAAAACCATTATTGACGATGTGCGGGCGCGCGGCGATGCCGCCTTGGCAGAATATTCGCATCGGTTCGATGGGCTGGATTTCGCCGTCACACCCATGCGCGTCACCGAAGCTGAAATCGACGCTGCCTTTGCCGAGGTCTCGCCTGAGCTTATCGATGCGTTGCACCTTGCCGCTGAGCGCATTGAGCGCCACCACGCCCGCCAGATGCCCAAGGACGATATTTACGAAGACGCCATCGGCGTCGGCCTCGGCTCCCGCTGGACCGCAATTGATGCGGTTGGCCTCTATGTGCCGGGTGGCACGGCAAGCTATCCGAGTTCCGTGCTGATGAATGCCGTTCCGGCCCGGGTTGCTGGCGTGCCGCGCGTCGTCATGGTCGTGCCTGCCTCCGGCGGCGCCATCAATCCCACGGTGCTGGCTGCGGCAAAAATTGCCGGCGTGACGGAAATATACCGGATCGGTGGCGCTCAGGCCGTTGCAGCGCTCGCCTATGGCACACAAACCATCGAACCGGTCGCCAAGATCGTCGGCCCCGGCAATGCCTATGTGGCCGCCGCCAAGCGCCATGTGTTCGGCACTGTTGGCATCGACATGATCGCCGGTCCTTCGGAAGTGCTTGTGATCGCCGACAAGGACAATGACCCCGACTGGATTGCCGCCGATCTGCTGGCGCAGGCCGAACACGACCGGGGCGCTCAATCGATTCTGATCACCGATAATCCAGAGTTTGCCAAAGCGGTTGAAGCGGCCGTCGAACGGCAGTTGAAGACATTGAGCCGGGCCGAGACCGCCAGCGCCAGCTGGCAGGATTTTGGCGCGCTGGTCATTGTCCCGAACCTTGACGCCTCCTTGCCGCTTGCCAATCGCATTGCCGCCGAGCATCTGGAACTGGCAGTTGCCGATCCCGATACGCTGATGGCGGGCATTCGCAATGCTGGCGCGATATTCATCGGTCGCCATACGCCGGAAGTGATCGGCGATTATGTCGGCGGCTCCAACCACGTGCTGCCCACAGCCCGTTCGGCACGGTTTTCCTCCGGCCTCTCGGTGCTGGATTTCGTCAAGCGTACCTCGATCCTACGGCTCGGCCCGCAACAACTCAAGCAATTGGCCCCGGCAGCGATTGCTCTCGCCAAGAGCGAAGGCCTGGATGCCCATGCCAGATCCGTCGCCATCCGGCTCAATCTTGAGGAATAG
- a CDS encoding DUF2948 family protein yields MTDLKLLSLDEEDLAILSAHMQDAVFKPADVDYAAKSGVFSVAVNRFVWEKAGKGGGIFRRAKSFERRRALLTIKRVQAVRSIGISQTDKDQVMNLLAVTFTPKGDGKGDGPEGRLELVCAAGATIALDVECIEVQLADTGGAWETTSRPRHPGA; encoded by the coding sequence ATGACCGATCTCAAGCTTCTATCGCTGGACGAGGAAGATCTCGCCATTCTCTCTGCCCATATGCAGGATGCGGTGTTCAAGCCAGCTGACGTGGATTATGCGGCAAAGTCCGGGGTGTTTTCGGTCGCCGTCAACCGTTTCGTCTGGGAAAAAGCCGGAAAAGGTGGCGGAATATTTCGCCGCGCCAAGAGCTTCGAGCGCCGCCGGGCCTTACTCACCATCAAGCGAGTGCAGGCGGTGCGCTCCATCGGCATAAGCCAGACGGACAAGGACCAGGTGATGAACCTGCTGGCTGTGACCTTCACACCCAAGGGCGACGGCAAGGGCGATGGCCCTGAAGGCCGGCTGGAGCTGGTATGCGCGGCGGGTGCCACCATTGCTTTGGATGTTGAATGCATTGAAGTACAGCTTGCAGATACCGGCGGCGCGTGGGAAACCACATCAAGGCCCCGGCATCCCGGAGCTTGA
- the murA gene encoding UDP-N-acetylglucosamine 1-carboxyvinyltransferase: MDRIRIVGGNALNGIIPISGAKNAALPLMIASLLTSDTLTLENVPHLADVELLLRILGNHGVDIAVNGRRERQSGSYSRTIHFTCRTIVDTNAPYELVSKMRASFWVIGPLLAREGKARVSLPGGCAIGTRPVDLFIDGLRALGATLEIDSGYIEATAPKGGLIGASYTFPKVSVGATHVMLMAASLARGTTVIHNAAREPEVVDLANCLNAMGAKITGQGTATITIEGVTSLSGARHRVLPDRIETGTYAMAVAMTGGDVTLEGTDITLLDTAVEALRRAGAEVTAIEDGIRVIGHGDAIRPVDIVTEPFPGFPTDLQAQFMGLMTRAQGVAHVTETIFENRFMHVQELARLGAKITLSGQTARIEGVQRLRGAPVMATDLRASVSLVIAGLAAEGETLVNRVYHLDRGFERLEEKLTRCGAIVERISD, encoded by the coding sequence ATGGATCGTATCAGGATTGTCGGCGGCAACGCCCTTAACGGCATCATTCCAATCTCCGGCGCCAAAAACGCCGCCCTGCCCTTGATGATCGCCTCGCTCCTGACCAGCGACACGCTGACGCTGGAAAATGTGCCGCATCTGGCCGATGTCGAGCTGCTGTTGCGCATTCTGGGCAATCATGGCGTCGATATTGCCGTCAATGGACGGCGCGAGCGCCAATCCGGCAGCTATTCCCGCACCATCCATTTCACCTGCCGCACCATTGTCGATACCAATGCGCCCTATGAGCTGGTGTCCAAAATGCGCGCCAGCTTCTGGGTGATCGGCCCGCTTCTCGCTCGTGAGGGCAAGGCTCGCGTCTCGCTGCCTGGCGGCTGCGCCATCGGCACCCGCCCGGTCGATCTGTTCATCGACGGTCTGCGCGCGCTGGGCGCCACTCTGGAGATCGACAGTGGCTATATCGAAGCCACGGCTCCAAAGGGCGGCTTGATTGGCGCGAGCTATACATTCCCCAAGGTTTCCGTTGGCGCCACCCACGTCATGCTGATGGCCGCATCGCTGGCACGTGGCACAACGGTGATCCACAATGCGGCGCGTGAGCCCGAAGTGGTGGACCTCGCCAATTGCCTGAACGCCATGGGCGCGAAAATCACCGGCCAAGGCACAGCCACTATCACCATCGAGGGTGTGACCAGCCTGTCCGGCGCCCGTCACCGGGTTCTGCCGGACCGGATCGAGACCGGCACCTATGCCATGGCCGTGGCCATGACCGGCGGTGACGTGACGCTGGAAGGCACCGATATCACCCTGCTCGACACCGCCGTCGAAGCTTTGCGTCGGGCTGGTGCCGAAGTCACTGCCATCGAGGATGGCATTCGCGTCATCGGTCATGGCGATGCCATCCGCCCGGTCGATATCGTCACCGAACCGTTTCCAGGCTTCCCGACTGACTTGCAGGCGCAGTTCATGGGCCTGATGACCCGCGCCCAGGGCGTGGCGCATGTGACGGAAACGATTTTCGAAAACCGCTTCATGCATGTGCAGGAACTGGCACGGCTCGGCGCCAAGATCACCCTCAGCGGCCAGACGGCCCGTATCGAAGGCGTACAGCGGCTACGTGGCGCGCCGGTCATGGCGACCGATCTGCGCGCCTCTGTCTCACTGGTCATCGCCGGTCTTGCCGCCGAGGGCGAGACATTGGTCAACCGTGTCTATCATCTGGACCGCGGCTTCGAACGTTTGGAAGAAAAACTGACCCGCTGCGGTGCGATTGTGGAACGAATCAGCGACTGA